From Candidatus Manganitrophus morganii, the proteins below share one genomic window:
- a CDS encoding phosphatidylglycerol lysyltransferase domain-containing protein gives MIDLKPLQRDTRPLFESYLEQTGAPLSAYAFPAHFLWRDHFSFYWTVHRDHFLLFAEYDRCLYMPLPPLGPPDRTVILDCFDRMDRKNPDRAISRIENIAETEIDFYQACGLATEWKAPEYLYRRAALAALKGDRYKAQRAACNAFEKHHPIGRAYHPSDEAAARGLLESWVKDRIARHPDPIYRQMIQDSESVHRHALSEAETLGLTGWVVEVSGALAGYTFGFPQDRETFCILLEVADLKWKGAAAFLFRSFCRSLTAFQWINAMDDSGIPSLRQTKESYRPERKIGCALARR, from the coding sequence ATGATCGACCTAAAGCCGCTTCAACGCGACACCCGGCCCCTCTTCGAAAGTTATCTCGAACAGACCGGCGCCCCCCTTTCGGCCTACGCTTTTCCGGCCCACTTCCTCTGGCGGGATCACTTTTCGTTTTACTGGACCGTTCATCGGGACCACTTTCTCCTCTTTGCCGAATACGACCGCTGTCTCTATATGCCGCTCCCGCCGCTCGGCCCCCCCGATCGGACGGTGATCCTCGACTGTTTCGACCGGATGGACCGGAAGAATCCCGACCGGGCGATCTCCCGGATCGAAAACATCGCCGAGACCGAGATCGATTTTTATCAGGCGTGCGGCCTCGCGACCGAATGGAAAGCGCCGGAGTATCTCTACCGGCGCGCCGCGCTGGCCGCGCTGAAGGGGGATCGATACAAGGCGCAGCGGGCCGCCTGTAATGCTTTCGAGAAGCATCACCCGATCGGCCGCGCCTATCATCCTTCCGATGAAGCGGCGGCGCGGGGGCTTTTGGAAAGCTGGGTCAAAGATCGAATCGCGCGGCATCCCGATCCGATCTATCGCCAGATGATCCAAGATTCGGAATCGGTCCACCGGCATGCTCTCTCGGAGGCGGAGACCCTCGGTCTGACGGGGTGGGTGGTCGAAGTCTCGGGCGCGTTGGCCGGGTATACCTTCGGCTTCCCGCAAGACCGCGAGACCTTCTGTATTCTCTTAGAAGTCGCCGATCTGAAATGGAAGGGGGCCGCCGCCTTTCTCTTCCGGTCGTTCTGCCGGAGCCTGACTGCATTTCAATGGATCAATGCGATGGACGATTCGGGAATTCCTTCTCTTCGTCAAACGAAGGAATCGTATCGGCCCGAGCGAAAAATCGGCTGCGCCCTGGCCAGGCGCTGA
- a CDS encoding MFS transporter, with translation MFLHWLGRDGTLLIAARMLRAFAYGFVSFVLAIYLKQRGLSEIAIGAVMTLSILGGTVFTVLTAFYADRLGRRRILILFSLLMAASGLLFAFSDRPLFFLIAAFIGVINATGYEIGPFLSIEQAVLAQVGPEGKRNQLFAFYNMAGLLATATGTLVGGLPGWLERAGFSPVASFQPLFLLYTFLGLVSAWMAWRLTGQVEGETAPLSSQRLSPTSRKRVTRLSLLFSLDAFAGGFVLQSLVAYWFYTRFDVSLQTLSTLFFVAGLLTSLSFLVAARLADRIGLLETMVSTHLLSHLLLILVPLSPNFEIAVGFYLARMALSQMDVPTRQAYTVALVAPSERTAAASITLLSRNLTQAVAPSVTGVLIQSVSAAAPFFLAAGLKGVYDLLLYFQFRKENVLVDPATRE, from the coding sequence ATGTTCCTTCATTGGTTGGGCCGGGATGGAACGCTGCTGATCGCCGCGCGGATGCTCCGCGCCTTCGCGTACGGCTTCGTCAGCTTTGTCCTGGCGATTTATTTAAAGCAGCGCGGCCTCTCCGAGATCGCGATCGGCGCGGTGATGACCCTCAGCATTCTGGGGGGGACCGTTTTTACGGTCCTGACCGCCTTCTATGCCGACCGGCTCGGGCGCCGGCGGATCTTGATTCTCTTCAGCCTGCTGATGGCGGCCTCCGGGCTCCTCTTTGCTTTTTCGGACCGGCCGCTCTTTTTCCTCATCGCCGCCTTTATCGGCGTGATCAATGCCACCGGCTATGAGATCGGGCCGTTTCTTTCGATCGAGCAGGCGGTCCTGGCGCAGGTCGGGCCGGAGGGAAAGCGGAATCAGCTCTTCGCTTTTTACAACATGGCGGGGCTGCTTGCCACCGCCACCGGCACGCTGGTTGGGGGGCTCCCCGGATGGCTGGAGAGAGCCGGGTTTTCTCCCGTCGCGAGTTTTCAGCCGCTTTTTCTTCTCTATACTTTCCTCGGATTGGTCTCGGCCTGGATGGCGTGGAGGCTGACCGGGCAGGTGGAGGGGGAGACGGCGCCCCTTTCGTCGCAGCGCCTCAGCCCCACCTCGCGGAAGCGGGTCACGCGCTTGTCGCTTCTCTTTTCTCTCGATGCCTTCGCCGGCGGCTTCGTCCTTCAGAGTCTGGTCGCCTATTGGTTTTATACCCGGTTCGATGTTTCGCTGCAGACCCTCTCGACCCTCTTCTTTGTCGCCGGCCTCTTGACGTCGCTCTCCTTCCTTGTTGCGGCCCGTCTGGCCGACCGGATCGGTCTTTTGGAGACGATGGTCTCGACCCATCTTCTCTCGCATCTGCTCCTCATTTTGGTGCCGCTGTCGCCCAATTTCGAAATCGCGGTCGGGTTTTATCTGGCGCGGATGGCCCTCTCCCAGATGGACGTCCCGACCCGGCAGGCGTATACGGTCGCTTTGGTGGCCCCATCGGAGCGGACGGCGGCGGCCTCCATCACGCTCCTTTCGCGAAACCTCACCCAGGCGGTCGCTCCCTCGGTCACCGGCGTGCTGATCCAATCGGTATCGGCCGCGGCGCCGTTCTTCCTGGCGGCCGGGTTGAAGGGGGTGTATGATCTGCTTCTTTATTTTCAGTTTCGGAAGGAGAATGTTTTGGTTGATCCGGCGACGCGGGAGTAA
- a CDS encoding ATP-binding protein, which yields MSVLFVDNFRGFSNTYIPIHDVNFLVGENSTGKTSILGLMKLLAHPAFWFKHEFNTDDVNFGHFDDIVSVSAKDRRYFSIGLINSIDKKADKEVDGFLLTFSKFQGIPRPSLYAYSFGGNEIRIDMTSKKIRYKERSTLPYKDIKTFVREIFSNWVTAHAEEKTDYVKLPRRRKHFSESPIFIASEIEQLTKKKTSRFSGGYSATIPTFLDEMVWLAPIRTKPRRTYDEYKLEFSSQGDHTPYLVKRTLEKRSTSKTFKKFLDRVGRDSGLFETIQTKNYGPGPTAPFELDVMINGKAISISNVGYGVSQALPVIVEVFTGRKNTWFAIQQPEVHLHPRAQAALGDVFFELAVKEKKKFIIETHSDYTIDRFRLNYKMKKSIAKAPRAQILYFERRSQGNKVYQLEIQNNGELPHDQPRGYRDFFIKEDMRLLGL from the coding sequence ATGAGCGTTTTGTTCGTTGACAACTTCAGAGGGTTTAGCAACACATACATCCCGATTCATGATGTCAACTTTCTGGTAGGTGAAAATAGTACCGGTAAGACATCAATACTTGGACTCATGAAACTTTTAGCGCACCCGGCGTTTTGGTTTAAACATGAATTTAACACTGATGATGTTAATTTCGGCCACTTTGATGATATTGTCAGTGTCAGCGCTAAAGATCGGCGTTATTTCAGCATAGGATTAATCAATAGTATTGATAAAAAAGCGGATAAAGAGGTCGACGGGTTCTTACTAACGTTCTCTAAATTTCAGGGAATTCCACGTCCTTCACTTTATGCATATAGCTTCGGTGGGAATGAAATTAGAATAGATATGACATCAAAGAAGATTAGATACAAGGAACGATCGACATTACCTTATAAAGACATTAAGACTTTTGTACGTGAAATATTTAGTAATTGGGTGACAGCGCATGCAGAGGAAAAAACCGATTACGTGAAATTGCCCCGAAGGCGCAAACACTTTTCTGAGTCTCCTATTTTTATTGCATCAGAAATTGAACAGTTAACGAAGAAAAAAACCAGCCGTTTCTCTGGAGGATATAGTGCGACAATCCCGACCTTTTTAGACGAGATGGTGTGGCTTGCACCTATCCGAACAAAGCCACGTCGCACTTACGATGAATATAAGCTTGAGTTTTCTTCACAAGGAGATCACACACCGTATTTGGTAAAAAGAACTTTAGAAAAAAGATCGACATCTAAAACCTTTAAGAAATTTTTAGATCGTGTAGGTCGAGATAGTGGTCTATTCGAGACTATTCAAACAAAAAATTATGGTCCTGGTCCGACTGCCCCATTTGAATTAGACGTAATGATCAATGGTAAAGCAATAAGCATCAGCAATGTGGGTTATGGAGTTTCTCAGGCATTACCTGTGATTGTTGAAGTATTTACCGGCCGGAAGAACACATGGTTTGCAATACAACAGCCAGAGGTGCATTTACATCCAAGGGCTCAAGCCGCACTTGGTGACGTGTTTTTTGAACTTGCAGTTAAGGAAAAGAAGAAATTCATAATTGAGACACATAGTGACTACACTATTGATAGATTTCGTCTTAATTATAAGATGAAGAAAAGTATCGCGAAAGCTCCGCGTGCTCAAATCTTGTATTTTGAGCGTAGGTCTCAAGGAAATAAAGTTTATCAGCTTGAAATTCAGAATAATGGTGAGCTCCCGCATGATCAACCCAGAGGTTATAGAGATTTTTTTATCAAAGAAGACATGCGATTATTGGGGCTATAA
- a CDS encoding C4-type zinc ribbon domain-containing protein has protein sequence MGEIVKEPLALLMGLQELDRQLNQYHEEEKMLPERLQIVQQPLEQAKEMLAKLKSALDQVTKERKEKEQALQSAEEKITKLKGRLTELKTNKEYQTHLHEIESANVEKGKIEEELLVAMDRADAVKKEAAAQEKVVAEEEKKFRAEKEGLENALKSKSESMKGLEQERNALSEKVGKNLLQEYKRLAATKRGLAVVALKGNICSGCHFSLPPQLVAEVRKGEKILACTYCHRILFPAPT, from the coding sequence TTGGGAGAGATCGTGAAAGAGCCGCTTGCACTGTTGATGGGGCTTCAAGAGTTGGACCGCCAGTTGAACCAGTACCACGAAGAGGAGAAAATGCTTCCGGAGCGGCTCCAGATCGTCCAGCAGCCGTTGGAGCAGGCGAAGGAGATGCTGGCCAAATTAAAAAGCGCGCTCGATCAGGTGACCAAGGAGCGGAAGGAGAAAGAGCAGGCCCTCCAGTCGGCGGAGGAGAAGATCACCAAGCTCAAGGGACGGCTCACCGAGCTGAAGACCAACAAAGAATATCAGACCCATCTGCACGAGATTGAATCGGCCAATGTGGAGAAGGGAAAGATCGAGGAAGAGCTTCTGGTCGCGATGGACCGGGCCGACGCCGTGAAAAAAGAGGCGGCGGCTCAAGAAAAGGTGGTGGCCGAGGAGGAGAAGAAGTTCCGCGCCGAAAAAGAGGGGTTGGAAAATGCGCTCAAGAGCAAGTCGGAGTCGATGAAGGGGCTTGAGCAAGAGCGGAACGCCCTGAGCGAGAAGGTCGGAAAGAATCTCCTGCAGGAATACAAGCGGCTGGCCGCGACGAAAAGAGGGCTGGCCGTGGTGGCCCTGAAAGGAAACATCTGCAGCGGTTGTCATTTCAGCCTACCCCCCCAATTGGTGGCCGAGGTGAGGAAAGGGGAGAAAATCCTCGCCTGCACCTACTGCCATCGCATTTTGTTCCCTGCACCGACCTAA
- a CDS encoding YkgJ family cysteine cluster protein: MKQDSEKYRPLKQIVPSSLCLTCDVCCRFPEETSFLAPFFTREEIARLGPEQARFFHSPATGSKIKLQHHGEGCICPYFDPQTQYCKIYGERPLDCRIYPFAIMRDPEGAVVLGIDTKCPFIQMHAADPEMKGDAEAVAAFLESASILPILATHPALIGPYQDDVIIVRPLERVTEAVGRDHSSIQP; this comes from the coding sequence GTGAAACAAGATTCCGAAAAATATCGTCCCCTCAAGCAGATCGTCCCCTCCTCCCTCTGTCTCACTTGCGACGTCTGCTGCCGCTTTCCGGAGGAGACGAGCTTTCTCGCCCCCTTCTTCACACGGGAAGAAATCGCGCGGCTGGGGCCCGAGCAGGCGCGCTTCTTTCACTCCCCCGCGACCGGCTCCAAGATCAAGCTTCAGCACCACGGCGAGGGGTGCATCTGTCCTTACTTCGATCCTCAGACTCAATATTGCAAAATTTACGGCGAGCGGCCGCTCGATTGCCGGATCTATCCTTTTGCCATTATGCGCGATCCGGAAGGGGCGGTGGTGCTGGGGATCGACACCAAATGCCCCTTCATCCAGATGCATGCGGCCGATCCCGAAATGAAGGGCGATGCCGAAGCGGTGGCGGCCTTCCTGGAGTCGGCGTCGATCCTGCCGATCCTCGCGACCCATCCGGCGCTGATCGGCCCCTATCAGGACGATGTCATCATCGTCCGGCCGCTTGAACGGGTCACCGAGGCGGTCGGCCGGGATCATTCTTCCATCCAACCATGA
- a CDS encoding ribonuclease HI family protein, translating into MAKLSIYTDGASRNNPGEASIGVVIKNERAETIETLSEYLGIATNNVAEYTALIRALEEARKHRPQEIDFYLDSQLVVRQMTGEYKVKHPGIIPLVQKAQQLRRQWPEGAVRFHYIPRRENSEADALANEAIDKKTKRV; encoded by the coding sequence ATGGCGAAATTATCGATCTACACTGACGGCGCCTCCCGCAACAATCCGGGGGAGGCGAGCATCGGCGTGGTGATTAAAAATGAGCGGGCCGAGACGATTGAAACCCTCTCGGAATATCTCGGCATCGCCACGAACAATGTGGCGGAGTATACGGCGCTGATTCGCGCGTTGGAGGAGGCCCGGAAACATCGGCCGCAGGAGATCGACTTCTACCTCGATTCCCAATTGGTCGTCCGCCAGATGACGGGAGAATACAAGGTGAAACATCCGGGGATCATTCCGCTGGTCCAGAAAGCGCAGCAGCTGCGCCGGCAGTGGCCGGAGGGGGCGGTCCGGTTCCATTATATCCCGAGGAGGGAGAACAGCGAGGCCGATGCCCTGGCCAACGAGGCTATCGACAAGAAAACGAAAAGAGTGTAA
- the rpoD gene encoding RNA polymerase sigma factor RpoD, translating to MEEVKQLISLGKEKGFLTYEELNNALPADVLSSDQLDHIMMMFGEMDIEVIDPEEAGRFQRMAVESDEEVEEVEEIEEVDEEIVGEEREKEIDLTPGAVSRTDDPVRLYLREIGSVPLLSREGEIEIAKRIEEGKKEISNIVFGLPIAIQKVLTFGEELKTDQLPIGDVVSMPEEEFEVVEQDEKELKTKTLELMNQLKNRQRDYVRLVERTKRSARSEKAKKLAQETLKEGRGKVIEKIEAMNLHPRVIEGLIEELRSLADKIIHAEREVTLCKRKMGVASEELNALFKKAKQGRREMRAVEKKVNLSEEQILEIEKIYRNARKRVREVEEAALVSADELKDSIRQLSQAEQKMKLAKSELVEANLRLVVSIAKKYTNRGLQFLDLIQEGNIGLMKAVDKFEYKRGYKFSTYATWWIRQAITRAIADQARTIRIPVHMIETINKLIRTSRQLVQELGREPSPEEIAEKMDLPLEKVRKILKIAKEPISLETPIGEEEDSHLGDFIEDKKVISPLDAAIRYDLQRQINSVLQTLTPREEKVLRKRFGIGESTDHTLEEVGQDFEVTRERIRQIEAKALRKLRHPSRSKRLKSFVESL from the coding sequence ATGGAAGAAGTCAAACAGCTGATCTCTTTAGGCAAAGAGAAAGGCTTCCTCACGTATGAGGAATTGAACAACGCCCTTCCGGCCGATGTCCTCTCCTCCGATCAGCTCGACCATATCATGATGATGTTCGGCGAGATGGATATCGAAGTGATCGACCCCGAGGAGGCCGGCCGGTTCCAGCGGATGGCGGTCGAATCGGACGAAGAGGTCGAAGAGGTCGAGGAGATCGAGGAAGTCGACGAAGAGATCGTCGGCGAGGAGAGGGAAAAGGAGATCGATTTGACCCCCGGCGCGGTCAGCCGGACCGACGATCCGGTCCGCCTTTATCTCCGCGAGATCGGCTCGGTGCCGCTTCTTTCCCGGGAGGGGGAGATCGAGATCGCGAAGCGGATCGAGGAGGGGAAGAAAGAGATCTCCAACATCGTCTTCGGGCTTCCGATCGCCATCCAAAAGGTGTTGACGTTCGGAGAAGAGCTCAAGACCGATCAGCTTCCGATCGGCGACGTCGTCTCCATGCCGGAGGAAGAATTCGAGGTCGTCGAGCAGGACGAAAAAGAGCTCAAAACCAAAACGCTCGAATTGATGAATCAGCTCAAGAACCGCCAGCGCGATTACGTCCGGTTGGTGGAGCGGACGAAACGCTCCGCCCGAAGCGAAAAAGCGAAGAAGCTCGCCCAGGAGACCCTCAAAGAGGGGCGGGGAAAGGTGATCGAAAAGATCGAGGCGATGAACCTGCACCCCCGCGTGATCGAGGGGCTGATCGAAGAGCTTCGCTCCCTGGCCGATAAGATTATCCATGCGGAACGGGAGGTGACCCTTTGCAAGCGGAAGATGGGGGTCGCAAGCGAGGAGCTGAACGCCCTCTTCAAAAAAGCGAAGCAGGGGCGAAGAGAGATGCGCGCCGTCGAGAAAAAGGTCAACCTCTCGGAGGAGCAGATCCTGGAGATCGAGAAGATCTATCGGAACGCCCGTAAGCGGGTCCGCGAGGTAGAGGAAGCGGCGTTGGTCTCGGCCGATGAGCTGAAAGATTCGATTCGCCAGCTCTCTCAAGCGGAGCAGAAAATGAAGCTCGCGAAGAGCGAGCTGGTGGAAGCCAACCTCCGTCTGGTCGTCAGCATCGCGAAAAAATATACCAACCGCGGCCTCCAGTTCCTCGATCTGATTCAGGAGGGAAACATCGGCCTGATGAAGGCGGTCGATAAATTCGAGTACAAGCGCGGCTATAAATTCTCGACCTATGCCACCTGGTGGATCCGGCAGGCGATCACACGGGCCATCGCCGACCAGGCGCGGACCATCCGCATTCCGGTCCATATGATCGAGACGATCAACAAGTTGATCCGGACCTCCCGGCAGCTGGTGCAGGAGCTCGGAAGGGAGCCCTCTCCGGAAGAGATCGCGGAGAAGATGGACCTCCCCCTCGAGAAGGTGAGAAAAATCCTCAAGATCGCCAAGGAGCCGATCTCCCTGGAGACGCCGATCGGAGAAGAAGAAGATTCGCATCTGGGCGATTTCATCGAGGACAAGAAAGTCATCTCCCCGCTCGATGCGGCGATCCGGTACGACCTGCAGCGGCAGATCAACAGCGTCCTTCAGACGTTGACCCCCCGGGAGGAGAAGGTCTTGAGAAAACGCTTCGGAATCGGCGAGTCGACCGACCACACCCTGGAAGAGGTCGGCCAGGATTTCGAGGTCACGCGAGAGAGAATCCGGCAGATCGAAGCGAAGGCGCTGCGCAAGCTCCGCCATCCGAGCCGAAGCAAACGGCTGAAGAGTTTCGTCGAAAGCCTGTGA